One genomic region from Plasmodium chabaudi chabaudi strain AS genome assembly, chromosome: 7 encodes:
- a CDS encoding carbonic anhydrase, putative, with amino-acid sequence MKHIIFLSIVFCFCDHVVSNNYVGRILFELPDNIMDDLSSGPIVEYEIKEHKDDNPDINKDARHWNIEINGDKDNPNIQRSNEGNDDNNDNWQYHSNYNDKQSESQNENERNEFSLKNEMEKKPEEIKDTQFDKYNEYDDFENVDNNFEENKRKHFEDMQSEDMEDKKRADNKEYADWIEDKKRSDNRGYTGGMEDKNSAGNRSYIDGVEDKNSASNKEYISWMDDKNSASNKGYAGWTDDKNGASNKEYAGWRDDKQIEDHRNEENNTKSDTTQDNDNLSFDYSKQGVNWDVGVCKNGKYQSPVDLHMHTLKERELKNLSDFYLNAFYDNDEYSWNNYNRPWFKGDIFYYYENLINKIIINRQNNMFKIKASNNEIIPFGVLFTTDEPAIFYSHHINFHSPSEHTFEGSGNRRHIEMQIYHSTNEIYDYDESKWNGILGKKKNQKKNNETNIQHSYILTFLRNSLSNPHLGHQNTKNKKRNKRSKSYNNIQLGRNGKNTKRINQYQVISITFSSAEIDNSTINNFKKLPSEKFLKTILEGTQNIPVGSDPTLVDLKVPLNLNSVLMMLNMKSMEFFAYHGSSTTPDCSENVHWKVAKKSLPISTETMLKFYNMLKKTTPDYNSSDNDNFRALQNVQGNVHNYGRVYLIQGFPVQLLISSILTTSEDKTVIENIKQAYSKSNGNYIYFNFIFLLLIFMYLQNY; translated from the exons atgaaacatattatattcctTTCCATTGTATTCTGTTTTTGTGATCATGTAGTGTCTAATAATTATGTAGGTCGAATATTATTTGAGTTACCAGATAATATTATGGATGACTTAAGTTCTGGTCCAATAGTTGAATATGAAATTAAAGAACATAAAGACGATAATccagatataaataaagatgcAAGGCATTGGAATATTGAAATAAATGGAGATAAAGATAATCCAAATATTCAAAGAAGCAACGAAggaaatgatgataataatgacAACTGGCAGTATCACTCCAATTATAATGACAAACAATCAGAGAgccaaaatgaaaatgaaaggAATGAATTTTCtctaaaaaatgaaatggaaaaaaagcCAGAAGAAATAAAGGATACACAATTTGATAAATACAATGAATATGAtgattttgaaaatgtGGATAATAACTTTGAGGAGAATAAAAGAAAGCACTTTGAGGATATGCAATCGGAAGACATGGAAGATAAGAAAAGGGCAGATAATAAAGAGTATGCAGATTGGATAGAAGACAAAAAAAGGTCCGATAATAGAGGCTATACAGGTGGAATGGAAGATAAAAACAGTGCAGGCAATAGAAGCTATATAGATGGGGTAGAAGATAAAAACAGTGCAAGTAATAAAGAGTATATAAGCTGGATGGACGATAAAAACAGTGCAAGTAATAAAGGGTATGCAGGCTGGACGGACGATAAAAACGGTGCAAGCAATAAAGAGTATGCAGGCTGGAGAGACGATAAACAAATTGAAGACCATCGAAATgaggaaaataatacaaaaagtGATACTACTCAagataatgataatttatCGTTTGATTATTCTAAGCAGGGAGTGAATTGGGACGTAGGAGTATgcaaaaatggaaaatatcaATCCCCTGTAGATttacatatgcatacattaaaagaaagagagttaaaaaatttatccgatttttatttaaatgcattttatgataatgatgaatattcatggaataattataatagaCCATGGTTTAAAggtgatatattttattattatgaaaatttaataaataaaattattataaatagacaaaataatatgtttaaaataaaagcatcgaataatgaaataattccTTTTGGTGTTTTATTTACTACTGATGAACCagctatattttattctcatcatattaattttcattCACCCAGTGAACATACATTTGAAGGATCTGGAAATAGGAGGCATATAGAAATGCAAATTTATCACAGTACCAATGAGATATATGATTATGATGAAAGTAAATGGAATGGAATTTTgggaaagaaaaaaaatcaaaaaaaaaataatgaaacaaatatccagcattcatatattttaacatTCTTAAGGAATAGTTTATCAAACCCTCATTTAGGTCAccaaaatacaaaaaacaaaaagcgGAACAAACGAAGtaaatcatataataatattcaaCTAGGTAGAAATggtaaaaatacaaaaagaataaaCCAATATCAGGTTATTTCCATTACTTTTTCAAGTGCTGAAATTGATAATTCtacaattaataattttaaaaaactcCCTTCGGAaaagtttttaaaaacaattttagaGGGAACCCAAAATATTCCTGTTGGTTCAg ACCCGACATTGGTGGATCTGAAGGTACCCCTAAATTTAAACTCAGTATTGATGATGCTAAATATGAAAAGTATGgaattttttgcatatcATGGATCTTCAACTACACCCGATTGTAGTGAAAATGTTCATTGGAAAGTTGCCAAAAAATCTTTACCTATATCAACTGAAACAATGTTAaagttttataatatgttaaaaaaaacaacacCAGATTATAATAGCAGtgataatgataattttaGGGCCTTACAAAATGTTCAAGGTAATGTACATAATTATGGTAGAGTATATTTAATACAAGGCTTTCCAGTTCAA